A region from the Triticum aestivum cultivar Chinese Spring chromosome 3D, IWGSC CS RefSeq v2.1, whole genome shotgun sequence genome encodes:
- the LOC123079024 gene encoding dihydroorotase, mitochondrial, with protein MQAAITTVASANPHLKPLVSSLRPSPPHRVRVHPPRHRPSTRASAMASSAPQELTITRPDDWHLHLRDGDVMATVLPHSARHFERAIVMPNLKPPVTTTARAIAYRDEILKALPPGSSFVPLMTLYLTDSTSPEEIKVARKSAVVFAVKLYPAGATTNSQDGVTDILGKCLPVLEEMVKQEMPLLVHGEVTDPHVDTFDREKVFIEKILAPLVQKLPQLKIVMEHITTMDAVNFVESCKEGHVAATVTPQHLLLNRNALFQGGLQPHNYCLPVLKRETHRQAIVSAVTSGSRQYFLGTDSAPHDKRLKECSCGCAGIYSAPVALSLYAKVFEEAGALDKLEAFTSFNGPDFYGLPRNTSKTVLRRSPWKVPATYAYGSGVIVPMSTGNTLEWLPSDQPEE; from the exons ATGCAGGCCGCGATCACCACCGTCGCCTCCGCGAACCCGCATCTGAAGCCTCTGGTCTCCTCGCTGCGGCCGTCGCCCCCGCACCGGGTCCGAGTCCACCCTCCTCGCCACCGCCCGAGCACGAGGGCGAGCGCCATGGCCTCCTCGGCGCCGCAGGAGCTCACCATCACGCGCCCAGACGACTGGCACCTCCACCTCCGTGACGGCGACGTGATGGCCACGGTGCTCCCCCACAG CGCTAGGCACTTTGAGAGAGCCATCGTGATGCCCAACCTGAAGCCACCGGTTACGACAACGGCACGTGCGATCGCGTACAGAGATGAGATCCTCAAGGCGCTGCCTCCCGGGAGCAGCTTTGTGCCGCTCATGACGCTCTACCTCACGGACAGCACTAGCCCAGAGGAAATCAAGGTCGCAA GAAAGAGTGCTGTGGTTTTTGCTGTCAAGTTGTATCCTGCTGGAGCAACTACTAACTCCCAAGATGGCGTAACTGATATTTTGGGGAAATGCTTGCCTGTCCTTGAAGAGATGGTCAAGCAGGAAATGCCTTTACTT GTTCATGGAGAAGTCACAGATCCTCATGTAGACACCTTTGACCGTGAGAAGGTCTTCATTGAGAAAATATTAGCACCACTTGTACAAAAACTTCCACAGCTGAAAATCGTTATGGAACATATCACTACGATGGATGCAGTGAACTTCGTAGAATCATGCAAAGAAG GTCATGTTGCTGCAACAGTGACTCCACAGCATCTCCTTCTAAACAGGAATGCGTTGTTTCAGGGTGGTTTACAGCCTCACAATTATTGCTTGCCAGTGCTGAAGAGAGAAACCCACA GGCAAGCTATTGTTTCTGCTGTAACAAGTGGGAGCAGACAATACTTTCTTGGCACTGACAGTGCTCCCCATGATAAACGGCTGAAGGAGTGTTCCTGTGGATGTGCAGGAATATATAGTGCTCCTGTTGCTCTTTCTCTTTATGCGAAGGTATTTGAAGAG GCCGGTGCTCTTGATAAGCTAGAGGCGTTTACAAGCTTCAATGGGCCAGATTTTTATGGTCTCCCAAGGAACACATCAAAGACTGTTCTGAGAAGGAGTCCCTGGAAAGTGCCTGCAACTTATGCGTACGGTTCAGGAGTGATTGTGCCTATGTCCACCGGCAACACTCTGGAATGGCTTCCGTCCGATCAGCCTGAAGAATGA